A window from Enterocloster bolteae encodes these proteins:
- a CDS encoding doubled motif LPXTG anchor domain-containing protein gives MEGRKRSGMLKKSVYNMRKRLVAFALAAAMVCTNVGADLNAAYAATSSSESVTFEMTGSQLVTAIEEAIENGNVISPGDLDFTNGDIAKFESLFYGEGKVLEVFPDPDGGSMDAELRVFVRLPEDADDMYMVTGDEEIIFLYVNNGEDTISCSTNITRMEDGVEKVKKTKRITVKSFEAAYGDEEINYISKPAEETTAPAPEDVNGPGTEETTAPDTTAPTDEGTVDDTTTVAPGENESTDAPTEEQTTAPEEGSTAPTEGETETSSEVAPTEEATTEEAITAPEATEEKAQEATEAETKETEAPEPEAAVEPEEVSGEPVASIIRHYAPVVADNEEGNAEDAPKAEEAKEPEAEPEEKEEPVKETEAPTEKETEAPTPAETESTTEAQEGNTEESTTAAPDETSGETGESTDPSETTTEGTTTVPSEGDETTAPETTTEATETPAATEAVQVGTPSEVTKPEVQPEDTVNKASTTDLVGMGYCSTAKVYTTTINQLKALDDFDGYKITYSINPGASARIVDGARGVAEGESLTFGVKNQIGFAVESVTANGEALVADSVADNEDGSQTAWYTVSDIYEEQEVEVYTVETDVHPAFDAELVMDDGMVIHIMAEEGVLPAGVKATAVRVNNNVEAAVQEILSADTEKNVSSVMAYDINLWLGDKLLDAEMWSGSRLVNVTFTGKPIIEQSAEADVVEVVCVETVQDANKEEKEKAASQESEFAPEDIVKVETVSETVDVQGEQTVGEISFEAEHFTIYAVVSGNKQLKSVTIAVGGKLTLYNEDSRNRPLNADWSVTSGFDVIKFASGNARNRSSIEIVGLVPGTATVKADSGYWQEYSYTIIVAGSSGINAEYWITNQEVTGSDGRQSKNISSADLNQYGDGGVSVDEMAPATGNRGNDELIFWHARVLPTNNHQTNGAGVNRVNDGQRIEKLRFFNENVQYYTSSGSWKNFAATDQLVFYYLQRTELAKQVEIAVSDWWANTGGNTRKIKYELIDELSGNIMGSSSTSYHDQHPGVSGIYITPNLDNAYSVSKVTVDNVEIDWENGFSVGWSNSSQTVTVRIYIKPNEANLQIQYLTEDGQPLTGVMDSSTLGVLTKEGTDFAGYVRNGWLLKTQIEGYYGETYTIYTDLRSISSLKEYALNYEYLSAEVSDNNTVLKLYYRSISHEYTVNYYKDSTSANNFLGKVEGTGAVGDAIPADLSKFAPAGYVVPGTRSGATNISADGGDVVNVVYSKDTFSYSVHYFYDGIEDVQALESGIGEFESQVTTYKEKLRTKYALDYVENLPLTIGTDISKNVINVYYALDDNGDEIPDKYQIIFTYVSAGNGSVDGDAEEVHTFKDNDGNYIKPTPTSPKANIIVNADNKYAFDYWTDSEINDYTPDMSKMKSNTYLVNTTFIAYFDVDEIGIEVPNEPDGVPDKYQIKFQYVSEDTNRGTVSGRVTEVKTVYEIVTGEDGNDHRELRPASPDANVTVSSLGSYSFNNWTDGSTGYANADEIRAAEFTQSTTFTAQFRFNGGGGTGPGGGGGPSGNTEGNGRYNPSTVGPGTTTITPEDVPLAPLPESPVDVTLIDDGEVPLAPLPKTGQTSMRTTLTMMLSGIFVAVTALSKKRKEEDS, from the coding sequence ATGGAAGGACGAAAAAGGTCTGGCATGTTAAAGAAATCAGTTTATAACATGCGGAAACGTCTGGTGGCCTTCGCGTTAGCGGCAGCCATGGTATGCACCAATGTAGGTGCGGACCTGAACGCAGCTTATGCGGCTACATCGTCGTCAGAGTCTGTCACATTCGAAATGACTGGTTCCCAATTGGTGACAGCGATCGAAGAAGCAATCGAAAACGGCAATGTAATATCACCGGGCGATCTCGACTTTACCAATGGAGACATTGCTAAATTTGAGAGTTTGTTCTACGGAGAGGGGAAAGTATTAGAAGTATTCCCTGACCCGGACGGCGGCAGTATGGATGCTGAACTGAGAGTATTCGTACGTTTGCCGGAAGATGCCGATGACATGTATATGGTGACCGGCGATGAGGAGATTATCTTCTTATATGTGAATAACGGGGAAGATACGATCAGCTGCTCCACCAACATCACCAGGATGGAGGATGGTGTAGAGAAGGTCAAAAAGACCAAGAGGATTACTGTAAAGAGCTTCGAGGCGGCATATGGCGATGAAGAGATTAACTACATTTCCAAGCCGGCAGAAGAGACGACAGCTCCCGCACCGGAAGATGTAAACGGACCAGGAACTGAGGAAACCACTGCTCCTGATACAACAGCACCAACGGATGAAGGAACCGTAGATGATACAACCACAGTTGCTCCGGGTGAGAATGAGTCTACAGATGCACCGACAGAGGAACAGACAACTGCTCCGGAAGAGGGCAGTACAGCTCCGACAGAGGGTGAGACTGAGACATCTTCAGAAGTGGCTCCGACCGAGGAAGCGACTACAGAAGAAGCAATCACAGCCCCGGAAGCCACTGAGGAAAAAGCTCAAGAAGCTACAGAAGCAGAAACAAAAGAAACAGAAGCTCCTGAACCGGAAGCAGCAGTTGAACCGGAAGAAGTGTCCGGCGAGCCGGTGGCATCTATTATCCGCCATTACGCACCGGTAGTTGCTGATAATGAGGAAGGCAATGCTGAGGACGCTCCGAAAGCCGAGGAGGCAAAGGAACCTGAGGCTGAGCCGGAAGAAAAGGAAGAACCTGTTAAGGAAACAGAGGCTCCGACGGAGAAAGAGACAGAGGCGCCAACCCCGGCAGAGACAGAAAGCACTACGGAAGCCCAGGAAGGAAATACGGAAGAATCCACAACGGCTGCACCGGATGAGACATCCGGCGAGACAGGCGAGAGCACAGACCCGAGTGAAACGACCACAGAGGGAACTACAACTGTTCCGTCTGAGGGTGATGAGACTACGGCTCCTGAGACTACCACAGAGGCAACAGAGACACCAGCTGCAACCGAAGCGGTTCAGGTAGGAACTCCTTCTGAAGTTACAAAACCTGAGGTTCAGCCGGAGGATACAGTTAATAAGGCATCGACAACTGATTTGGTTGGTATGGGATATTGCAGTACTGCAAAGGTTTATACAACTACGATTAATCAGCTGAAGGCTTTGGATGACTTTGATGGTTACAAGATTACTTATTCCATTAATCCGGGAGCCAGCGCACGTATTGTGGATGGCGCCAGGGGTGTGGCGGAAGGTGAGAGTTTAACCTTTGGGGTTAAGAACCAGATTGGATTTGCAGTTGAGAGTGTTACGGCTAATGGAGAAGCTTTGGTAGCTGACTCGGTAGCAGATAATGAGGATGGTTCGCAGACGGCATGGTATACTGTTTCTGACATATATGAAGAGCAGGAAGTTGAAGTCTATACAGTGGAAACTGACGTACATCCGGCTTTTGATGCAGAACTTGTAATGGATGACGGAATGGTTATCCACATAATGGCAGAAGAAGGAGTGCTGCCAGCAGGAGTAAAAGCTACAGCTGTACGTGTCAATAATAATGTAGAAGCAGCTGTTCAGGAGATTCTTAGTGCTGATACGGAAAAGAATGTATCTTCAGTTATGGCTTATGATATTAATCTGTGGCTTGGAGATAAACTTCTTGATGCTGAGATGTGGAGTGGAAGTCGTCTTGTAAATGTGACATTCACAGGTAAACCGATTATAGAACAGAGTGCAGAGGCTGATGTTGTTGAGGTTGTATGTGTTGAAACAGTGCAGGATGCTAATAAGGAAGAGAAAGAAAAGGCAGCCAGCCAGGAAAGTGAATTTGCTCCAGAAGATATCGTAAAGGTTGAGACTGTAAGCGAAACGGTAGATGTTCAAGGAGAACAGACGGTTGGCGAGATTTCTTTTGAGGCAGAACATTTTACTATTTATGCAGTGGTTAGTGGTAATAAACAGCTTAAGTCGGTTACGATTGCTGTTGGTGGAAAGTTGACTCTTTATAATGAGGATAGTAGAAATAGGCCGTTAAATGCAGATTGGAGTGTTACTTCAGGTTTCGATGTTATTAAATTTGCGAGTGGCAATGCTCGGAATAGGAGTAGTATTGAGATAGTTGGACTTGTGCCAGGAACAGCCACGGTAAAGGCAGATAGTGGTTATTGGCAAGAATATTCTTATACAATAATAGTGGCTGGTTCATCTGGTATTAATGCAGAGTATTGGATTACCAACCAGGAAGTAACAGGTTCGGATGGACGACAGTCAAAGAATATTAGTAGTGCAGACCTCAATCAGTATGGAGATGGTGGTGTCTCAGTAGACGAGATGGCCCCAGCTACAGGGAATAGGGGAAACGATGAACTTATTTTTTGGCATGCAAGAGTACTTCCGACAAACAATCATCAAACCAATGGTGCAGGCGTTAACCGTGTAAATGATGGGCAGAGAATTGAAAAGTTAAGGTTCTTTAACGAAAATGTTCAATATTATACATCTTCTGGAAGTTGGAAAAACTTTGCCGCAACTGATCAGTTAGTTTTTTATTACTTACAGAGAACTGAATTGGCGAAGCAGGTTGAAATTGCCGTTTCCGACTGGTGGGCTAATACTGGTGGTAATACAAGAAAAATTAAATATGAGCTTATTGATGAACTAAGCGGAAATATTATGGGTTCTTCGTCGACAAGTTATCATGATCAACATCCGGGAGTAAGTGGTATATATATTACTCCTAATTTGGATAATGCATATTCTGTTTCTAAGGTAACTGTCGACAATGTTGAAATTGATTGGGAAAATGGATTCAGCGTTGGATGGTCTAATTCATCGCAGACGGTAACAGTAAGAATATATATTAAACCGAATGAAGCGAACTTACAGATACAGTATTTAACCGAAGATGGTCAGCCTTTGACGGGAGTAATGGATAGTTCTACGTTAGGTGTACTTACGAAAGAAGGAACTGATTTTGCCGGATATGTCCGAAATGGATGGTTGCTGAAGACACAGATAGAAGGGTATTATGGTGAAACATATACCATATATACCGATTTAAGAAGCATATCAAGTCTTAAAGAATATGCATTAAATTATGAGTATTTGAGCGCAGAAGTTAGTGATAATAATACTGTATTAAAATTGTATTATAGGAGTATCTCCCATGAATATACGGTGAACTATTACAAGGACAGCACAAGCGCCAATAATTTTCTTGGAAAAGTTGAGGGAACGGGTGCTGTTGGAGATGCTATACCGGCTGATTTAAGCAAGTTTGCCCCAGCGGGTTATGTAGTACCCGGAACCAGGAGCGGAGCGACGAATATCAGCGCGGACGGCGGAGACGTCGTAAACGTGGTATACAGCAAGGATACTTTCAGTTACAGTGTGCATTACTTCTATGATGGAATAGAGGATGTGCAGGCTTTGGAGTCAGGCATCGGAGAATTTGAAAGCCAGGTAACGACTTATAAAGAAAAGCTGAGAACAAAGTATGCACTTGATTATGTAGAGAATTTGCCTCTGACAATCGGGACTGATATATCAAAGAATGTTATTAATGTTTATTATGCATTAGATGATAATGGGGATGAAATCCCGGATAAGTACCAGATTATATTCACTTATGTAAGTGCAGGAAATGGTAGCGTAGACGGTGATGCAGAGGAAGTTCATACATTCAAAGATAATGATGGCAACTATATTAAACCTACACCTACAAGTCCAAAGGCCAACATAATTGTAAATGCAGATAATAAATATGCATTTGACTACTGGACCGATAGCGAAATTAATGACTACACTCCTGACATGTCAAAGATGAAGTCAAATACCTATCTGGTAAATACCACTTTCATCGCATACTTTGATGTTGATGAAATCGGTATAGAAGTGCCAAATGAACCAGACGGAGTACCTGATAAGTACCAGATTAAGTTCCAATATGTATCGGAAGACACAAATCGCGGAACAGTATCAGGAAGGGTAACTGAAGTCAAGACTGTCTATGAAATCGTTACAGGAGAAGATGGTAATGACCATAGGGAACTGAGACCTGCAAGTCCAGATGCTAACGTAACAGTATCCAGCCTCGGAAGCTATTCATTCAATAACTGGACAGACGGAAGCACGGGTTATGCCAACGCGGATGAAATTAGAGCTGCAGAGTTCACACAGAGTACCACGTTTACCGCACAATTTAGATTTAACGGCGGTGGCGGTACTGGTCCTGGCGGTGGCGGAGGCCCCAGCGGCAACACCGAAGGCAACGGACGTTACAACCCATCAACCGTTGGCCCGGGTACAACAACCATCACTCCAGAAGATGTGCCGTTAGCACCTCTTCCAGAATCACCAGTAGATGTAACCTTAATTGATGACGGCGAAGTGCCGTTGGCACCACTGCCAAAGACAGGTCAGACATCTATGAGAACCACATTGACCATGATGTTATCAGGAATCTTTGTTGCGGTAACAGCGTTGAGCAAGAAACGTAAAGAAGAGGATTCATAA